From a region of the Zonotrichia albicollis isolate bZonAlb1 chromosome 5, bZonAlb1.hap1, whole genome shotgun sequence genome:
- the PDS5A gene encoding sister chromatid cohesion protein PDS5 homolog A isoform X1, with amino-acid sequence MLHLPELHERPVEDCGDGKFITSSARMDFPATQPKPAADGKIIYYPPGVKEITDKITNDEVVKRLKMVVKTFMDMDQDSEDEKQQYLPLALHLASEFFLRNPNKDVRLLVACCLADIFRIYAPEAPYTSHDKLKDIFLFITRQLKGLEDTKSPQFNRYFYLLENLAWVKSYNICFELEDCNDIFIQLFRTLFSVINNSHNQKVQMHMLDLMSSIIMEGDGVTQELLDSILINLIPAHKNLNKQAFDLAKVLLKRTVQTIEPCIANFFNQVLVLGKSSVSDLSEHVFDLIQELFAIDPHLLLSVMPQLEFKLKSNDGEERLAVVRLLAKLFGSKDSDLATQNRPLWQCFLGRFNDIHVPVRLESVKFASHCLMNHPDLAKDLTEYLKVRSHDPEEAIRHDVIVTIITAGKRDLSLVNDQLLGFVRERTLDKRWRVRKEAMMGLAQLYKKYCLHAEAGKDAAEKVSWIKDKLLHIYYQNSIDDKLLVEKIFAQYLVPHNLETEERMKCLYYLYASLDPNAVKALNEMWKCQNMLRSHVRELLDLHKQPTSEANSAAMFGKLMTIAKNLPDPGKAQDFVKKFNQVLGDDEKLRSQLELLISPTCSCKQADVCVREIARKLANPKQPTNPFLEMVKFLLERIAPVHIDSEAISALVKLMNKSIEGTADDEEEGVSPDTAIRAGLELLKVLSFTHPTSFHSAETYESLLQCLRMEDDKVAEAAIQIFRNTGHKIETDLPQIRSTLIPILHQKAKRGTPHQAKQAVHCIHAIFSNKEVQLAQIFEPLSRSLNADVPEQLITPLVSLGHISMLAPDQFASPMKSVVANFIVKDLLMNDRSTGEKNGKLWSPDEEVSPEVLAKVQAIKLLVRWLLGMKNNQSKSANSTLRLLSAMLVSEGDLTEQKRISKSDMSRLRLAAGSAIMKLAQEPCYHEIITPEQFQLCALVINDECYQVRQIFAQKLHKALVKLLLPLEYMAIFALCAKDPVKERRAHARQCLLKNISIRREYIKQNPMANEKLLSLLPEYVVPYMIHLLAHDPDFTKPQDVDQLRDVKECLWFMLEVLMTKNENNSHAFMKKMSENIKLTRDAQSPDEPKANEKLYTVCDVALCVINSKSALCNADSPKDPVLPTKFFTQPEKDFCNDRNYISEETRVLLLTGKPKPTGVLGTVNKPLSATGRRPYIRTTGSETGSSVNSELSSSAGNRSREQSSDISETGVSENDENPVRIISVTPAKTEPVKNKEMNSDQTTQGNSTERGKKRTATASGTENIHQKTEEKSVEETGPSLAAKTRRGRPTKPEPQGTTAKNEETNKAPVRGRKRAAANQEGPGSLEAGNAKAPKQQDTAKKPAAAQRQIDLQRSQVLGSDGDSLLEIDSSSEYSQNAMDLFKACGSSQEDTEDTEIAEGGFLKVKRKLARKGRK; translated from the exons ATGGTGGTGAAAACCTTCATGGATATGGACCAGGACTCAGAAGATGAGAAGCAGCAGTATCTCCCATTAGCCTTGCACCTTGCATCTGAATTCTTCCTCAGGAATCCCAATAAAGATGTGCGCCTCCTTGTAGCATGTTGCTTGGCTGATATCTTTCGTATCTATGCTCCTGAAGCTCCATATACTTCCCATGACAAACTTAAG GACATATTCTTGTTTATTACAAGACAATTAAAAGGCTTGGAGGACACGAAGAGCCCTCAATTTAACAGATACTTTTACTTGTTAGAG AATTTAGCTTGGGTCAAATCTTACAACATCTGCTTTGAGTTGGAAGATTGCAATGACATTTTTATTCAGCTTTTTAGGACTCTTTTTTCAGTTATCAA TAATAGCCACAACCAGAAGGTACAAATGCATATGCTGGATTTGATGAGTTCTATCATCATGGAAGGCGATGGAGTaactcaggagctgctggactCAATTTTGATTAACCTCATTCCTGCACACAAG aaCCTTAACAAACAAGCGTTTGATCTTGCAAAAGTCCTGTTGAAAAGGACGGTCCAGACCATTGAACCATGTATTGCCAAT TTTTTTAACCAGGTTCTGGTACTGGGAAAGTCTTCAGTAAGTGACTTATCAGAACATGTGTTTGACTTGATACAAGAGCTTTTTGCCATAGATCCTCACTTACTGCTGTCTGTCATGCCACAGCTGGAGTTCAAGCTGAAG AGCAATGATGGAGAAGAACGTTTGGCTGTTGTTCGACTTCTGGCGAAACTCTTTGGCTCCAAAGATTCTGATCTGGCCACACAAAATCGACCTCTGTGGCAGTGCTTTCTTGGGCG GTTCAATGATATCCATGTCCCTGTGAGATTAGAGAGTGTGAAATTCGCCAGTCATTGTTTAATGAACCATCCAGACTTAGCAAAAGACCTCACTG AATATTTGAAGGTTAGATCACACGACCCAGAAGAAGCCATTCGCCATGACGTTATTGTTACAATCATCACTGCAGGCAAGAGAGATCTCTCTCTGGTCAATGACCAGCTGCTTGGCTTTGTGAGGGAGAGAACGCTGGACAAACGG TGGCGAGTAAGAAAAGAAGCTATGATGGGTCTTGCCCAGCTGTACAAGAAGTACTGTCttcatgctgaggctgggaaggATGCTGCAGAGAAAGTGAGCTGGATAAAGGATAAACTTTTGCACATATATTATCAAAATAGCATTGATGACAA aTTACTGGTAGAGAAAATCTTTGCTCAGTATCTTGTTCCACACAATTTGGAAACGGAAGAGCGAATGAAGTGCTTGTACTATTTGTATGCTAGCTTGGATCCAAATGCTGTCAA AGCACTGAATGAGATGTGGAAGTGCCAGAACATGCTAAGGAGTCATGTACGAGAATTGCTGGATTTGCATAAGCAGCCCACT TCAGAAGCAAACAGTGCTGCCATGTTTGGAAAGCTGATGACCATAGCAA AAAACCTTCCAGATCCTGGGAAAGCACAAGATTTTGTGAAGAAATTCAATCAGGTTTTGGGTGATGATGAGAAACTTCGGTCCCAGCTTGAACTGTTAATTAGCCCTACATGTTCTTGTAAACAGGCAGATGTCTGTGTG AGGGAGATAGCCCGGAAACTTGCAAATCCTAAGCAGCCAACAAATCCTTTTCTGGAAATGGTCAAATTTCTTTTGGAAAGAATTGCCCCTGTACATATTGACTCAGAAGCCATTAG TGCACTAGTAAAACTAATGAATAAATCCATAGAGGGGACAGCTGATGATGAAGAGGAGGGTGTAAGTCCTGATACTGCTATTCGTGCAGGGCTTGAACTTCTCAAG GTTCTGTCCTTTACACATCCTACCTCGTTCCACTCTGCAGAGACCTATGAGTCTCTACTGCAGTGCCTCAGGATGGAAGATGATAAGGTAGCTGAGGCAGCCATACAGATTTTCAGAAACACGGGTCACAAAATAGAAACAGACTTGCCACAAATAAGATC AACACTAATTCCGATTTTGCATCAGAAAGCAAAAAGAGGCACTCCTCATCAGGCAAAACAAGCTGTTCACTGTATACATGccatattttcaaataaagaaGTACAACTTGCGCAGATCTTTGAG cctcTTAGTAGAAGTTTGAATGCTGATGTACCAGAACAGCTTATAACTCCCTTGGTCTCTTTGGGTCATATTTCTATGTTGGCTCCAGACCAGTTTGCTTCTCCAATGAAATCTGTTGTTGCAAATTTCATTGTGAAAGATCTCCTAATGAATGACAGG TCAACAggtgagaaaaatggaaaattgtgGTCTCCAGATGAAGAAGTCTCCCCAGAAGTACTAGCCAAG GTGCAGGCAATTAAACTTTTGGTGCGCTGGTTGTTGGGTATGAAGAACAACCAGTCCAAATCCGCCAATTCCACACTCCGGTTGTTGTCAGCCATGCTCGTCAGCGAAGGAGACTTGACAGAACAGAAACGAATCAG TAAATCAGATATGTCTCGACTGAGATTAGCTGCTGGTAGTGCAATAATGAAGCTTGCACAGGAACCCTGTTACCATGAAATAATTACCCCAGAACAGTTCCAGCTCTGTGCACTCGTCATTAAT GATGAGTGCTACCAAGTGAGGCAGATATTTGCCCAGAAGCTGCATAAGGCACTTGTGAAGTTACTGCTCCCTTTGGAATATATGGCAATCTTTGCTTTGTGTGCCAAAGACCCTGTGAAGGAGAGAAGAGCACATGCCAGACAGTGCTTGCTCAAAAACATCAGTATACGAAGAGAATATATTAAGCAAAATCCTATGGCTAATG AAAAATTGCTGTCCTTGCTGCCTGAATATGTGGTACCATATATGATTCACTTACTGGCACATGATCCAGATTTCACAAAACCTCAGGATGTTGATCAGCTTCGTGATGTCAAAGA GTGCCTGTGGTTCATGCTTGAAGTTTTAATgacaaagaatgaaaacaatagcCATGCCTTCATGAAAAAGATGTCAGAAAACATCAAGCTTACCCGAGATGCTCAGTCTCCTGATGAGCCAAAGGCCAATGAA aaaCTTTACACAGTATGTGACGTAGCACTATGTGTAATCAACAGCAAAAGTGCTTTGTGCAATGCAGATTCACCGAAGGACCCTGTGTTGCCAACCAAATTTTTTACACAGCCTGAAAAg GATTTCTGCAATGACAGGAATTACATTTCAGAAGAGACGAGGGTTCTTCTTTTGACAGGAAAG CCAAAACCAACCGGTGTATTAGGCACAGTAAACAAACCATTATCTGCAACTGGAAGGAGACCATATATTAGGACTACAGGATCAGAGACTGGAAGCAGTGTAAACTCTGAGCTGAGCTCTTCTGCAGGAAACAGATCAAG GGAACAAAGTTCAGATATATCAGAAACCGGAGTCAGTGAAAATGATGAAAATCCTGTGAGGATTATTTCAGTCACACCAGCAAAGACAGAACCTGTGAAAAACAAG gaGATGAATTCTGATCAGACAACACAAGGAAATAGCACTGAACGTGGGAAAAAGCGAACAGCAACAGCATCTGGAACTGAGAATATTCAtcaaaaaacagaagaaaaaagtgtAGAAGAAACAGGCCCATCGCTTGCAGCAAAAACCAGAAGAGGGCGACCAACCAAACCAGAACCTCAGGGCACCACTGCAAAAAACGAGGAAACAAACAAAGCACCTGTCAGGGGAAGGAAGAGGGCAGCAGCCAACCAGGAGGGCCCAGGGAGTTTAGAGGCAGGTAATGCCAAAGCACCAAAACAGCAAGACACAGCAAaaaagccagcagcagcacagagacaaATTGATCTACAGAG
- the PDS5A gene encoding sister chromatid cohesion protein PDS5 homolog A isoform X2 encodes MLHLPELHERPVEDCGDGKFITSSARMDFPATQPKPAADGKIIYYPPGVKEITDKITNDEVVKRLKMVVKTFMDMDQDSEDEKQQYLPLALHLASEFFLRNPNKDVRLLVACCLADIFRIYAPEAPYTSHDKLKDIFLFITRQLKGLEDTKSPQFNRYFYLLENLAWVKSYNICFELEDCNDIFIQLFRTLFSVINNSHNQKVQMHMLDLMSSIIMEGDGVTQELLDSILINLIPAHKNLNKQAFDLAKVLLKRTVQTIEPCIANFFNQVLVLGKSSVSDLSEHVFDLIQELFAIDPHLLLSVMPQLEFKLKSNDGEERLAVVRLLAKLFGSKDSDLATQNRPLWQCFLGRFNDIHVPVRLESVKFASHCLMNHPDLAKDLTEYLKVRSHDPEEAIRHDVIVTIITAGKRDLSLVNDQLLGFVRERTLDKRWRVRKEAMMGLAQLYKKYCLHAEAGKDAAEKVSWIKDKLLHIYYQNSIDDKLLVEKIFAQYLVPHNLETEERMKCLYYLYASLDPNAVKALNEMWKCQNMLRSHVRELLDLHKQPTSEANSAAMFGKLMTIAKNLPDPGKAQDFVKKFNQVLGDDEKLRSQLELLISPTCSCKQADVCVREIARKLANPKQPTNPFLEMVKFLLERIAPVHIDSEAISALVKLMNKSIEGTADDEEEGVSPDTAIRAGLELLKVLSFTHPTSFHSAETYESLLQCLRMEDDKVAEAAIQIFRNTGHKIETDLPQIRSTLIPILHQKAKRGTPHQAKQAVHCIHAIFSNKEVQLAQIFEPLSRSLNADVPEQLITPLVSLGHISMLAPDQFASPMKSVVANFIVKDLLMNDRSTGEKNGKLWSPDEEVSPEVLAKVQAIKLLVRWLLGMKNNQSKSANSTLRLLSAMLVSEGDLTEQKRISKSDMSRLRLAAGSAIMKLAQEPCYHEIITPEQFQLCALVINDECYQVRQIFAQKLHKALVKLLLPLEYMAIFALCAKDPVKERRAHARQCLLKNISIRREYIKQNPMANEKLLSLLPEYVVPYMIHLLAHDPDFTKPQDVDQLRDVKECLWFMLEVLMTKNENNSHAFMKKMSENIKLTRDAQSPDEPKANEKLYTVCDVALCVINSKSALCNADSPKDPVLPTKFFTQPEKDFCNDRNYISEETRVLLLTGKPKPTGVLGTVNKPLSATGRRPYIRTTGSETGSSVNSELSSSAGNRSREQSSDISETGVSENDENPVRIISVTPAKTEPVKNKEMNSDQTTQGNSTERGKKRTATASGTENIHQKTEEKSVEETGPSLAAKTRRGRPTKPEPQGTTAKNEETNKAPVRGRKRAAANQEGPGSLEAGNAKAPKQQDTAKKPAAAQRQIDLQR; translated from the exons ATGGTGGTGAAAACCTTCATGGATATGGACCAGGACTCAGAAGATGAGAAGCAGCAGTATCTCCCATTAGCCTTGCACCTTGCATCTGAATTCTTCCTCAGGAATCCCAATAAAGATGTGCGCCTCCTTGTAGCATGTTGCTTGGCTGATATCTTTCGTATCTATGCTCCTGAAGCTCCATATACTTCCCATGACAAACTTAAG GACATATTCTTGTTTATTACAAGACAATTAAAAGGCTTGGAGGACACGAAGAGCCCTCAATTTAACAGATACTTTTACTTGTTAGAG AATTTAGCTTGGGTCAAATCTTACAACATCTGCTTTGAGTTGGAAGATTGCAATGACATTTTTATTCAGCTTTTTAGGACTCTTTTTTCAGTTATCAA TAATAGCCACAACCAGAAGGTACAAATGCATATGCTGGATTTGATGAGTTCTATCATCATGGAAGGCGATGGAGTaactcaggagctgctggactCAATTTTGATTAACCTCATTCCTGCACACAAG aaCCTTAACAAACAAGCGTTTGATCTTGCAAAAGTCCTGTTGAAAAGGACGGTCCAGACCATTGAACCATGTATTGCCAAT TTTTTTAACCAGGTTCTGGTACTGGGAAAGTCTTCAGTAAGTGACTTATCAGAACATGTGTTTGACTTGATACAAGAGCTTTTTGCCATAGATCCTCACTTACTGCTGTCTGTCATGCCACAGCTGGAGTTCAAGCTGAAG AGCAATGATGGAGAAGAACGTTTGGCTGTTGTTCGACTTCTGGCGAAACTCTTTGGCTCCAAAGATTCTGATCTGGCCACACAAAATCGACCTCTGTGGCAGTGCTTTCTTGGGCG GTTCAATGATATCCATGTCCCTGTGAGATTAGAGAGTGTGAAATTCGCCAGTCATTGTTTAATGAACCATCCAGACTTAGCAAAAGACCTCACTG AATATTTGAAGGTTAGATCACACGACCCAGAAGAAGCCATTCGCCATGACGTTATTGTTACAATCATCACTGCAGGCAAGAGAGATCTCTCTCTGGTCAATGACCAGCTGCTTGGCTTTGTGAGGGAGAGAACGCTGGACAAACGG TGGCGAGTAAGAAAAGAAGCTATGATGGGTCTTGCCCAGCTGTACAAGAAGTACTGTCttcatgctgaggctgggaaggATGCTGCAGAGAAAGTGAGCTGGATAAAGGATAAACTTTTGCACATATATTATCAAAATAGCATTGATGACAA aTTACTGGTAGAGAAAATCTTTGCTCAGTATCTTGTTCCACACAATTTGGAAACGGAAGAGCGAATGAAGTGCTTGTACTATTTGTATGCTAGCTTGGATCCAAATGCTGTCAA AGCACTGAATGAGATGTGGAAGTGCCAGAACATGCTAAGGAGTCATGTACGAGAATTGCTGGATTTGCATAAGCAGCCCACT TCAGAAGCAAACAGTGCTGCCATGTTTGGAAAGCTGATGACCATAGCAA AAAACCTTCCAGATCCTGGGAAAGCACAAGATTTTGTGAAGAAATTCAATCAGGTTTTGGGTGATGATGAGAAACTTCGGTCCCAGCTTGAACTGTTAATTAGCCCTACATGTTCTTGTAAACAGGCAGATGTCTGTGTG AGGGAGATAGCCCGGAAACTTGCAAATCCTAAGCAGCCAACAAATCCTTTTCTGGAAATGGTCAAATTTCTTTTGGAAAGAATTGCCCCTGTACATATTGACTCAGAAGCCATTAG TGCACTAGTAAAACTAATGAATAAATCCATAGAGGGGACAGCTGATGATGAAGAGGAGGGTGTAAGTCCTGATACTGCTATTCGTGCAGGGCTTGAACTTCTCAAG GTTCTGTCCTTTACACATCCTACCTCGTTCCACTCTGCAGAGACCTATGAGTCTCTACTGCAGTGCCTCAGGATGGAAGATGATAAGGTAGCTGAGGCAGCCATACAGATTTTCAGAAACACGGGTCACAAAATAGAAACAGACTTGCCACAAATAAGATC AACACTAATTCCGATTTTGCATCAGAAAGCAAAAAGAGGCACTCCTCATCAGGCAAAACAAGCTGTTCACTGTATACATGccatattttcaaataaagaaGTACAACTTGCGCAGATCTTTGAG cctcTTAGTAGAAGTTTGAATGCTGATGTACCAGAACAGCTTATAACTCCCTTGGTCTCTTTGGGTCATATTTCTATGTTGGCTCCAGACCAGTTTGCTTCTCCAATGAAATCTGTTGTTGCAAATTTCATTGTGAAAGATCTCCTAATGAATGACAGG TCAACAggtgagaaaaatggaaaattgtgGTCTCCAGATGAAGAAGTCTCCCCAGAAGTACTAGCCAAG GTGCAGGCAATTAAACTTTTGGTGCGCTGGTTGTTGGGTATGAAGAACAACCAGTCCAAATCCGCCAATTCCACACTCCGGTTGTTGTCAGCCATGCTCGTCAGCGAAGGAGACTTGACAGAACAGAAACGAATCAG TAAATCAGATATGTCTCGACTGAGATTAGCTGCTGGTAGTGCAATAATGAAGCTTGCACAGGAACCCTGTTACCATGAAATAATTACCCCAGAACAGTTCCAGCTCTGTGCACTCGTCATTAAT GATGAGTGCTACCAAGTGAGGCAGATATTTGCCCAGAAGCTGCATAAGGCACTTGTGAAGTTACTGCTCCCTTTGGAATATATGGCAATCTTTGCTTTGTGTGCCAAAGACCCTGTGAAGGAGAGAAGAGCACATGCCAGACAGTGCTTGCTCAAAAACATCAGTATACGAAGAGAATATATTAAGCAAAATCCTATGGCTAATG AAAAATTGCTGTCCTTGCTGCCTGAATATGTGGTACCATATATGATTCACTTACTGGCACATGATCCAGATTTCACAAAACCTCAGGATGTTGATCAGCTTCGTGATGTCAAAGA GTGCCTGTGGTTCATGCTTGAAGTTTTAATgacaaagaatgaaaacaatagcCATGCCTTCATGAAAAAGATGTCAGAAAACATCAAGCTTACCCGAGATGCTCAGTCTCCTGATGAGCCAAAGGCCAATGAA aaaCTTTACACAGTATGTGACGTAGCACTATGTGTAATCAACAGCAAAAGTGCTTTGTGCAATGCAGATTCACCGAAGGACCCTGTGTTGCCAACCAAATTTTTTACACAGCCTGAAAAg GATTTCTGCAATGACAGGAATTACATTTCAGAAGAGACGAGGGTTCTTCTTTTGACAGGAAAG CCAAAACCAACCGGTGTATTAGGCACAGTAAACAAACCATTATCTGCAACTGGAAGGAGACCATATATTAGGACTACAGGATCAGAGACTGGAAGCAGTGTAAACTCTGAGCTGAGCTCTTCTGCAGGAAACAGATCAAG GGAACAAAGTTCAGATATATCAGAAACCGGAGTCAGTGAAAATGATGAAAATCCTGTGAGGATTATTTCAGTCACACCAGCAAAGACAGAACCTGTGAAAAACAAG gaGATGAATTCTGATCAGACAACACAAGGAAATAGCACTGAACGTGGGAAAAAGCGAACAGCAACAGCATCTGGAACTGAGAATATTCAtcaaaaaacagaagaaaaaagtgtAGAAGAAACAGGCCCATCGCTTGCAGCAAAAACCAGAAGAGGGCGACCAACCAAACCAGAACCTCAGGGCACCACTGCAAAAAACGAGGAAACAAACAAAGCACCTGTCAGGGGAAGGAAGAGGGCAGCAGCCAACCAGGAGGGCCCAGGGAGTTTAGAGGCAGGTAATGCCAAAGCACCAAAACAGCAAGACACAGCAAaaaagccagcagcagcacagagacaaATTGATCTACAGAG